One Tenebrio molitor chromosome 2, icTenMoli1.1, whole genome shotgun sequence genomic region harbors:
- the LOC138122811 gene encoding receptor-type tyrosine-protein phosphatase mu-like isoform X2 — protein sequence MQFEISNRYVFFLILVINVLYSNCQSSFFMVHNLKKNEYYCITNSTYALSWLADEKGTQESETESQFIPHAPLFRLGIEGDDSKWTYVYRNNQRILDRRWETIRTYKTVEKKNDTLQFITVASKLKQNFQISLSIRISKQAHILLCDGEIIEESNCYWFLLMAFGGTKTELRKCARGTIPVLSNVTVSKSCETPIQTIMHNNSDSQYLTNKEWRHFELSKKDNRFSFKRLNNKDAIIQYDDGQNVYSVTHMMIHSKDTVTGLWKIHKVPYFYTNYSTNQQTTVERNPKNGVVCLSLFVKMCSNCKITLTLSEANNESNILKEETYSSQETWKEIKLFVDNVQTNSTLFISTIANNQRDVFWNIEPHIRECNNTEHRMIKSRRKLKCQLISNKDDDVISLDDDAKPTVLENNCADDAVTRHCIPCPLFLNQTCGQLKVCEKDGTELKCSCSAGWKYPTCGSKCDSGSYGMNCKKRCGHCSRHSCDFDNGKCEPCSDNYVGAKCDMPPGQVFSEPPVVSDIKYSEAKVKVENFELLNKKHTDSPDSYYVEYRKAEGNSEWMASDQRNPFNKSAIIKLQYLEPNTKYIVRGIIITINDKIFIDEQLPHAAFTTKCYEIKDEDFISNSYNTSIRVTFKSKTLTQFCNFTISLIGTSHAKESSHPKPIRYNIQQNTIFPLKLENDTYCFKNLTPYTNYQIIVKKNQTKLDRAVRTIEGVPGAIVNLGIKDIRDSSARLTWQSPENFNGQFVKYVVRYQLVSHKSCKTSNGKTFPIKQLSAEETDVTVSGLVPYAKYSFSVSAWNRKIEGPPVNVTQDTFASDTISDDEIPELKWKIEARSVKLHYSSMACSIMRGSLQIRIKKSCSNEWCDNFVEKEKECDFENTFCLVHVIPYSDYTFNIKFCRNSTCAKTVRSKSFQTLSDPPNVVRDLTIFSKNENSISIRWMPPYPPTGKLDLYKVTYEEVDNNNNKGEMETFKDLPCTLWPGYQCITLSRLEKIKKYSIKVQAKNEHPNSFGQTAVVVGTPKIEPSKKPNNLTIHWNLQNDFELTWGHPNETSGLITFFNISVLYHNSTKNNLHDSFPVTNYKPFYEYKIEEKRLLKSTPFRIRIEAFNGYNGEELVKNDTSPPALPLFSTEPKISTSNDTITIEISPIKSTNRDDTNKYELFLFLLDENFNNHDNVKSLTRLQENHHVNLSKFKILYQCQLKSPVHFKIGQDNYTINDCNRSSSSSLKQATTYNVTILLTNTIENKSSYKLYSYQVHTLGEPVDVPQDLRLLGLLSLLLIIPIAIAFRKFLVKSKSSNNREDYERNTETYSKPVKITKYPDYVKNSLKNDELVRQHKEILNTVKIYETIIDDILIDYLDTEYIDGQHVKKSHLAAKVPEPDKFALFWKLIWQENIKHIILLDNHLEDKQETDENYWHVKDEDLRHHKLSLTFKSCDIFFDYECRKFILTFKKTSRHIVLYRYCSWWNTSTSLFSLPLMSFFLMTSKVPLDSKSPILVQCSTGVEGTGFALLCDISFRTANRDGTIDIFKISHRLAKCDPNLINNINYYLLAHFIIFEYCFKIDTNFKCDSFQTNTPILFSEEQIHKYFKYVQETQWLDTIKRTRKTGNKSVRKELNLSAPYCLDYDDVSACFGVETIDCFRCPGKFTITKEPTSDTLFQFWNFVANKNISVIVSVNKITLNRIWPDRNMPQITLTKKINLVHRDSKIFDSYDWITVQITIGDTTKIIEIIVMKNWAPDATRPENVPDFVKFCNETNTILKKSNSVLVMSHNGIKDSGLYIAMLYNIKKMEVEGICDVSTSVRMVRNHSQEFRISEGDFTFLFQATENYLKEAKLYEVI from the exons ATGCAATTCGAAATTAGTAATAGATATGTGTTCTTTTTAATCCTAGTTATTAATGTACTTTATTCGAACTGCCAAAGTAGCTTTTTTATGGTtcacaatttgaaaaaaaatgagtaTTACTGCATTACCAACAGCACTTATGCCTTAAGTTGGTTGGCTGATGAGAAAGGAACACAGGAATCTGAAACGG AATCACAATTTATTCCACATGCACCTTTGTTCCGATTGGGTATTGAAGGTGATGATTCCAAGTGGACTTATGTGTACAGAAATAATCAAAGAATTTTGGATAGACGATGGGAGA CAATACGCACATACAAAACAGTTGAAAAGAAGAATGATACATTACAGTTTATCACTGTGGccagtaaattaaaacaaaatttccaaatttcattATCGATTCGTATTTCAAAACAAGCCCATATACTCCTTTGCGATGGAGAAATAATAGAAGAGTCAAATTGTTATTGGTTCTTACTGATGGCATTTGGAGGAACTAAAACAGAACTACGAAAGTGTGCACGTGGAACCATACCTGTTCTTAGCAATGTAACAGTATCTAAATCTTGCGAAACGCCGATCCAAACAATAATG CATAACAACAGTGACAGTCAGTACCTAACTAATAAGGAATGGCGTCATTTCGAACTTTCGAAAAAGGATAATAGATTCTCTTTCAAACGACTAAATAATAAAGACGCTATAATACAATATGATGATGGTCAAAATGTCTACAGTGTAACTCATATGATGATTCACAGTAAAGATACTGTCACTGGTCTTTGGAAAATTCACAAAG TTCCATATTTTTATACCAACTATAGTACAAATCAACAAACCACAGTAGAAAGAAATCCGAAAAATGGAGTTGTCTGTCTGTCATTGTTCGTAAAAATGTGTTCCAATTGCAAGATAACATTAACACTAAGTGAAGCAAATAATGaaagtaatattttaaaagagGAAACGTACTCATCTCAG GAAACGTGGAAAGAAATTAAGCTGTTTGTGGATAACGTGCAGACCAATTCGACTCTCTTTATTTCTACAATAGCCAATAATCAAAGGGATGTATTTTGGAATATCGAACCACATATTAGGGAATGTAATAATACTG AGCATCGCATGATCAAATCaagacgaaaattaaaatgtcaactTATTTCTAACAAAGACGACGATGTTATTTCATTAGACGATGACGCAAAACCGACCG ttttagaaaataactgCGCTGACGACGCTGTCACCAGACATTGCATTCCTTGTCCATTATTTCTAAATCAAACATGTGGTCAGCTCAAAGTTTGCGAAAAAGATGGAACAGAACTCAAATGTTCGTGTTCAGCCGGATGGAAATATCCAACTTGTGGCTCTA AATGTGATTCGGGATCTTATGGCatgaattgtaaaaaaaggTGCGGGCATTGTTCCAGACACTCCTGTGATTTCGACAACGGAAAATGTGAGCCGTGTTCTGATAACTACGTTGGTGCTAAATGTGACATGC CACCGGGCCAAGTCTTCAGTGAACCTCCTGTTGTCAGCGATATCAAATACAGTGAAGCCAAAgtaaaagtagaaaatttcgaattgctcAATAAGAAACACACAGACTCACCAGATAGTTATTACGTAGAGTACAGA AAAGCTGAAGGAAATAGTGAGTGGATGGCTTCTGATCAACGCAATCCTTTTAATAAATCCGCAATTATTAAACTTCAATATTTAGAGCCAAATACGAAATACATCGTGAGGGGCATTATCATCACAATTaatgataaaatttttatcgacGAGCAATTACCCCACGCCGCATTTACAACGAAATGTTACG AGATCAAAGACGAGGATTTTATATCGAATTCGTACAACACCAGCATAAGAGTGACGTTCAAGTCCAAG ACTTTGacacaattttgtaattttaccaTCAGTTTAATTGGCACATCGCACGCAAAAGAATCATCTCATCCGAAACCGATAAGATACAACATACAACAAAATACAATATTTCCactaaaattagaaaatgatacttattgttttaaaaacttaACACCTTACacaaattatcaaattattgtcaaaaaaaatcaaacaaaacttGACAGAGCGGTACGGACAATTGAAGGAG TTCCAGGTGCAATAGTAAATCTTGGAATAAAGGACATACGAGATTCGAGTGCTCGTTTAACATGGCAATCACCTGAAAATTTCAACGgtcaatttgtaaaatatgtgGTTAGATATCAG CTTGTGTCGCATAAAAGCTGTAAAACTTCAAATGGTAAAACCTTTCCCATAAAGCAACTAAGCGCGGAAGAGACTGATGTCACAGTATCTGGTTTAGTTCCCTAtgcaaaatattcattttCGGTGTCAGCTTGGAATAGAAAGATTGAAGGACCTCCAGTGAATGTAACTCAAGACACATTTGCGTCAG ATACAATATCTGATGATGAAATTCCTGAATTAAAGTGGAAAATCGAGGCTCGTTCTGTAAAACTGCATTATTCTTCGATGGCCTGTAGCATTATGAGAGGTTCTTTACAAATTAGAATCAAAAAGAGCTGTTCCAATGAATGGTGTGACAATTTTGTTGAGAAAGAGAAAGAATGCGATTTTGAAAACACATTCTGTTTAGTTCATGTTATTCCTTATTCGGACTATACtttcaatattaaattttgtcgAAACAGCACTTGTGCAAAAACTGTGAGATCAAAATCATTTCAAACCTTGTCAGACCCCCCTAATGTGGTAAGAGATCTaacgattttttcaaaaaatgaaaattccaTATCAATTCGATGGATGCCACCGTATCCTCCAACGGGGAAGTTGGACCTTTATAAAGTTACTTATGAAGAagtagataataataataataaaggaGAAATGGAAACTTTCAAAGATTTACCTTGCACACTTTGGCCAGGATATCAATGCATTACACTAAGTcggttggaaaaaattaagaaatattcTATAAAA GTTCAAGCTAAAAATGAACATCCAAATAGTTTTGGTCAGACAGCAGTAGTTGTGGGAACCCCTAAAATCG AACCATCGAAAAAGCCAAATAATCTTACCATCCATTGGAATCTTCAAAACGACTTCGAACTAACATGGGGTCATCCTAATGAAACCAGCGGACTAATCACGTTCTTTAATATCTCAGTTCTTTACCACaattctacaaaaaataatcttCATGATAGTTTTCCTGTTACTAATTACAAGCCTTTCTACGAATATAAA ATAGAAGAAAAacgtttattaaaatcgactccaTTCAGGATTAGAATTGAAGCATTTAATGGTTACAATGGCGAAGAATTAGTTAAGAATGACACGAGCCCTCCTGCTCTTCCTTTGTTCTCCACCGAACCAAAAATTTCCACTTCAAATGATACAATAACGATAGAGATCTCGCCAATCAAAAGTACCAATAGAGAcgatacaaataaatatgaattatttttatttttattggatGAAAACTTCAACAACCATGACAATGTAAAATCGTTAACACGATTACAAGAGAACCACCACGTAAACTTATCCAAATTCAAGATTTTATACCAATGTCAACTAAAAAGTCCTGTGCACTTTAAAATTGGTCAAGATAATTATACGATAAATGATTGTAATAGGAGCTCGAGTTCATCTTTAAAACAAGCAACCACTTATAACGTCACAATCTTATTAACCAACactattgaaaataaaagcaGCTACAAGCTGTACTCTTATCAGGTTCATACTTTGGGCGAACCCGTCGACGTGCCACAAGATTTACGTCTACTGGGTCTATTATCGCTGTTACTTATAATTCCCATCGCTATTGCATTTAGAAAATTTCTAGTGAAATCC AAGTCAAGCAATAATAGGGAAGATTACGAACGAAACACTGAAACTTATTCGAAACCCGTCAAAATAACTAAATATCCCGATTACGTTAAAAATTCCCTAAAAAATGATGAACTTGTACGTCAACATAAG GAAATTCTCAATACAGTTAAGATTTACGAAACCATAATCGACGATATTTTAATAGACTACTTGGACACAGAATATATTGAC GGTCAGCACGTGAAGAAATCCCATCTGGCTGCCAAGGTACCGGAACCAGATAAATTTGCTTTATTCTGGAAACTCATCTGGCAAGAAAATATCAAGCACATTATTCTTCTCGATAACCATTTGGAAGACAAACAG GAAACTGATGAGAATTACTGGCACGTAAAAGACGAAGACTTACGACATCACAAACTTTCCCTCACCTTCAAATCTTGCGACATTTTCTTCGATTACGAATGCCGAAAGTTCATTCTTACCTTCAAGAAGACATCGCGACAT ATCGTCTTGTACCGGTACTGTTCGTGGTGGAACACCTCTACTTCTCTTTTTTCGTTACCTTTGATGTCCTTTTTCCTAATGACATCTAAAGTTCCTTTGGATTCCAAATCACCCATCTTGGTCCAGTGCAG TACGGGTGTGGAAGGGACGGGTTTCGCTCTGCTGTGTGACATTTCTTTTAGAACTGCCAATCGAGATGGTACTatcgatattttcaaaatcagTCATAGATTGGCCAAATGTGACCCAAATCTGATCAACAACATCAACTACTACCTGTTAGctcatttcataatttttgaatattgttttaaaattgatacCAACTTCAAATGTGATTCGTTTCAGACAAATACACCCATATTGTTCAGTGAAGAACAGATTCACAAATACTTCAAATATGTCCAAGAAACACAATGGCTTGATACCATAAAACGTACTCGTAAAACAGGCAACAAATCTG TTCGCAAAGAATTAAATTTGAGTGCACCTTATTGTCTCGATTACGACGATGTATCTGCATGTTTCGGTGTAGAGACGATTGATTGTTTCAGATGTCCTGGAAAATTTACGATAACGAAAGAACCAACATCTGACACTCTCTTCCAATTCTGGAACTTCGTTGCAAATAAAAACATCTCCGTTATAGTATCAGTgaataaaattactttaaatcGTATATGGCCCGACAGGAACATGCCACAAATTACACTTACAAAAAAGATAAATCTCGTACACCGAGACTCCAAAATATTCGATTCTTATGACTGGATAACAGTACAGATAACAATCGGTGACACAACT aaaataattgaaataatcgtTATGAAAAACTGGGCCCCAGACGCTACTCGTCCTGAAAACGTTCCGGATTTCGTCAAGTTTTGTAACGAAACgaacacaattttaaaaaagtcgAATTCAGTTTTGGTGATGAGCCA taatgGCATCAAGGATTCCGGTCTGTACATCGCCATGCTgtataacattaaaaaaatggaagtgGAAGGAATATGTGACGTTTCTACTTCTGTGAGAATGGTTCGAAATCACAGCCAAGAATTTAGAATCAGTgaa GGAGACTTCACTTTCTTGTTCCAAGCAacggaaaattatttaaaagaggCTAAATTATATGAAGTAATTTAA